One Kitasatospora sp. NBC_01266 genomic window carries:
- a CDS encoding MarR family winged helix-turn-helix transcriptional regulator — MSAPRPVPDTGSELDIAEQVAIYQREFPTVDPQVETIVSSLSRVARRMGTAYGRQLTVLGITSAEWEVLKALVVAGSPYQLGPGELAKRLGLTPAAMTHRIDRMVAEDLVTRERDEANRVRVIIELTENGRDKWLESMRMAAVFEEELLQDVEPTERAVLSELLLRMLTRIERTSP; from the coding sequence ATGAGCGCACCGAGGCCCGTGCCGGACACCGGCAGCGAGCTGGACATTGCCGAGCAAGTGGCCATCTACCAGCGGGAGTTCCCCACGGTTGACCCCCAGGTGGAGACCATCGTGTCCTCCCTGTCCCGGGTCGCCCGGCGGATGGGCACCGCCTACGGCCGCCAGCTGACTGTGCTCGGAATCACCAGCGCCGAGTGGGAGGTGCTCAAGGCGCTGGTGGTGGCGGGCAGCCCGTACCAGCTCGGCCCCGGCGAACTGGCCAAGCGGCTCGGCCTGACCCCGGCCGCGATGACCCACCGGATCGACCGGATGGTGGCCGAGGACCTGGTCACCCGGGAGCGCGACGAGGCCAACCGGGTCCGGGTGATCATCGAGCTGACCGAGAACGGCCGCGACAAGTGGCTGGAGTCGATGCGGATGGCCGCCGTCTTCGAGGAGGAGCTGCTCCAGGACGTCGAGCCCACGGAGCGCGCGGTGCTCTCCGAGCTGCTGCTGCGGATGCTGACCCGGATCGAGCGGACCAGCCCCTGA